A portion of the Paenibacillus hamazuiensis genome contains these proteins:
- a CDS encoding low temperature requirement protein A, translating into MVEKKVTWLELFYDLLFVAAVSKANHVLLHAENGIIPFEYLSKFVLIFIPIWWGWVGQTLFNNRFGQDIGTHRIFMILQLFFALIMTASLSVDFDRYYIPFFIGYIGSRALTAIQYLAVHKSTNNHQRMTAKYLGTCFLIGILISSFSLFIDTWVRYVILYAGIAIDIMLPLLGRRYLVVTPTNPHHLLERFALFTLILIGESIIGILSVLQSNNWTWTSVLFALFTFILVIAMWWQYFDNIERKVSKEIQTAGQAIIYGHLFIYVSMGLIAASIQLVFQEKLHYPFMLAFVFGSVLLYFISTSLVFHRYRLKHLRLRVYHLAILLGVLGCFFAVDNFFYVPNFVIVGEMMMFFVVYAKMTT; encoded by the coding sequence ATGGTCGAGAAAAAGGTAACATGGCTGGAGCTGTTTTATGATCTGCTTTTTGTAGCGGCCGTGTCGAAAGCGAATCACGTCTTGCTGCATGCGGAAAACGGGATCATCCCCTTTGAATACTTAAGCAAATTTGTTTTAATATTCATTCCGATTTGGTGGGGGTGGGTAGGACAAACACTGTTTAACAATCGCTTTGGACAAGATATAGGAACTCATCGGATCTTCATGATCTTGCAGTTGTTTTTTGCTTTAATCATGACGGCAAGTTTATCCGTTGATTTTGATCGATATTATATTCCTTTCTTTATCGGTTATATCGGTTCGAGAGCGTTAACGGCCATTCAATATCTTGCGGTACACAAATCAACCAATAACCATCAGCGAATGACCGCCAAATATTTGGGGACTTGCTTTTTGATAGGGATATTGATATCTTCCTTCTCGCTTTTTATTGACACGTGGGTCCGTTATGTGATTTTGTATGCCGGAATTGCCATAGATATCATGCTGCCGTTACTGGGCAGGCGGTACCTGGTTGTCACACCCACAAATCCGCATCACCTGCTGGAACGTTTTGCCTTATTTACGCTTATTCTTATCGGCGAGTCGATCATCGGTATTCTCAGCGTCTTACAATCAAACAACTGGACGTGGACATCGGTTTTGTTCGCCTTATTTACGTTTATCCTTGTGATAGCCATGTGGTGGCAATATTTTGACAATATTGAACGGAAAGTGAGCAAAGAGATACAAACAGCCGGTCAGGCGATTATTTACGGCCATTTATTCATTTATGTTTCCATGGGTTTGATTGCGGCTTCGATCCAATTGGTATTTCAGGAGAAGCTGCATTATCCGTTTATGCTGGCCTTTGTTTTCGGGTCCGTGCTGCTTTATTTTATTTCCACATCGCTGGTTTTTCACCGGTACAGATTGAAACATCTGAGGCTGAGAGTGTACCATTTGGCGATATTATTGGGTGTGCTCGGATGTTTTTTTGCGGTGGACAACTTTTTTTATGTGCCTAATTTTGTAATCGTCGGAGAAATGATGATGTTCTTTGTCGTGTATGCGAAAATGACGACTTGA
- a CDS encoding VOC family protein: MEVQLNPYIMLDGGAREAIAFYEQALGAKVAFKMTFGEAGQAVSEQARDRVAHSVLKIGGTVLFVADTDPGVRFAQGKQVNICITTADKEQARKYYEALKEGGQVDHPLQEVYFSPAYGMVTDKFGVTFQIFTQKA, encoded by the coding sequence ATGGAAGTGCAACTAAACCCGTATATTATGCTGGACGGAGGCGCTCGTGAGGCGATCGCCTTTTACGAGCAAGCGTTGGGAGCGAAGGTGGCATTCAAGATGACCTTCGGCGAAGCTGGACAAGCGGTGTCGGAGCAGGCAAGGGACCGAGTGGCCCATTCCGTCCTGAAGATCGGTGGAACGGTTCTGTTTGTCGCCGATACGGACCCGGGGGTTCGGTTCGCGCAGGGCAAGCAGGTAAACATCTGCATCACCACCGCCGATAAGGAGCAGGCCCGGAAGTATTATGAGGCGCTGAAAGAGGGCGGACAGGTCGATCACCCCCTGCAGGAGGTCTACTTCAGCCCCGCGTACGGGATGGTAACCGACAAATTCGGCGTCACCTTCCAGATTTTCACGCAAAAGGCGTAA
- a CDS encoding LysR family transcriptional regulator, producing the protein MRLDQLQYLVEVSDCGSITIAAERLHVSQPNVSQSIASLEEELKTTIFIRSRSGAKPTEAGKAIIDRAREILNQVAELKKAARTQDSELTGTISIATIPSMCMTLLPKTLAVFKSKFPKVQIEIIEAGSIKAKDSVLNGEVELGLVSRRQPSDFDDAKLQFEPLLIGETMACVSKYFALSSKKNISLEEIIKHPIVIFNQEYRMNSYILTRLKQYGEPNILFTASNPESLKKVIAEGLAIGFYADFALKTDPYVNNGDIIPLPIAEQQMNTLFGVLRKKNKHLTPASEEFISELRAQAVHFKRIYNLADLNII; encoded by the coding sequence TTGCGACTTGATCAATTACAATATCTCGTTGAGGTCTCCGATTGCGGTTCCATCACCATAGCGGCAGAAAGGCTGCATGTTTCTCAACCGAATGTCAGCCAATCCATTGCAAGCCTGGAAGAAGAATTAAAAACAACCATATTTATTCGCTCCAGATCAGGTGCGAAACCAACGGAAGCGGGCAAAGCCATTATAGACAGAGCAAGAGAAATCCTTAATCAAGTGGCCGAACTGAAAAAAGCGGCACGAACCCAAGATTCCGAGTTAACGGGAACGATTTCCATTGCGACGATCCCGAGCATGTGTATGACTTTATTGCCCAAAACCTTAGCTGTATTTAAAAGCAAGTTTCCAAAGGTTCAAATTGAGATTATTGAAGCCGGATCCATTAAAGCAAAGGACTCTGTTCTGAATGGAGAAGTGGAGCTTGGTCTCGTTTCACGCCGCCAGCCCTCCGATTTTGACGATGCAAAACTGCAGTTTGAGCCCTTGCTTATCGGAGAAACAATGGCTTGTGTAAGTAAATATTTTGCTTTATCTTCCAAAAAAAACATCTCTTTGGAAGAGATAATTAAACACCCGATCGTTATTTTTAATCAAGAATACAGGATGAACTCCTACATTCTCACCCGGCTGAAGCAGTATGGGGAGCCGAATATACTTTTTACCGCAAGCAATCCCGAATCTTTAAAAAAAGTGATCGCAGAAGGTTTGGCGATCGGTTTTTATGCCGATTTCGCTTTAAAAACGGATCCTTATGTAAATAATGGAGATATTATCCCGCTTCCTATCGCCGAACAGCAAATGAACACTTTATTTGGCGTATTGCGTAAAAAAAATAAGCATTTAACGCCGGCAAGCGAAGAATTTATAAGTGAATTGAGAGCGCAAGCCGTGCACTTTAAACGGATATACAATCTTGCGGATTTAAATATCATTTAA
- a CDS encoding RraA family protein: MSTQLEKEYQEYKEQGRIWGLIPQERVKKIKFPRVSRNVINQFLELDDLTTTVSDILDSMGICGVVAASHLRPIIPGKKIVGHAVTIRNIPERKTPTQGYVDKDVIRMSTRDIYYLAEPGDVLVTDFGGNPDVSNMGGQSCTVAKSRGLAGSIVNGAVRDVSTIRSIDYPVWSFGHTPMTGKFRLEAIEMNGPVTLHNIVVDAGDLIIADDSGICVVPFDKIEIVLETAKSIIAEEDKMRELIVSNAPIDELRPLFRKRYK; the protein is encoded by the coding sequence ATGAGCACACAATTGGAAAAAGAATATCAAGAGTATAAGGAGCAGGGAAGAATATGGGGATTAATCCCTCAAGAAAGAGTTAAAAAAATTAAATTCCCGCGCGTCAGCCGGAATGTTATCAATCAGTTCCTGGAGCTGGACGATCTCACTACAACAGTATCGGATATTCTGGATTCCATGGGGATTTGCGGAGTCGTTGCCGCATCCCATCTGCGTCCTATTATACCGGGTAAAAAAATCGTGGGGCACGCCGTTACAATCAGAAATATTCCCGAAAGAAAAACACCCACTCAGGGATACGTCGATAAAGATGTTATCCGCATGTCGACACGTGACATTTACTACCTGGCTGAGCCGGGGGATGTGCTCGTAACTGATTTCGGCGGCAATCCGGATGTATCGAATATGGGAGGACAATCCTGCACAGTGGCCAAATCCCGCGGTTTGGCAGGCAGCATTGTTAACGGTGCAGTGCGGGATGTTTCGACGATCAGAAGCATTGACTATCCCGTATGGAGTTTCGGACATACTCCGATGACCGGAAAATTCAGGCTCGAAGCCATCGAAATGAACGGGCCGGTAACTCTTCATAATATCGTGGTGGATGCCGGGGACCTCATTATCGCGGACGATTCGGGGATCTGCGTTGTGCCTTTTGATAAAATCGAAATCGTATTGGAGACGGCAAAATCCATCATTGCGGAAGAGGATAAAATGCGTGAGTTGATAGTCAGCAATGCGCCGATTGACGAATTAAGGCCTTTATTTAGAAAGCGCTATAAGTAA
- a CDS encoding tripartite tricarboxylate transporter TctB family protein, with translation MNPGVWAGFFVLLLSLVLLVTSFSYPYKKIGLGLGPGFFPVWLSVILMVLSCFYIYDSFKSKENSQTTFPRGDVLRNILFILGCLVLFVVLISFIGFVLTGTLFLFLLLYRGYKWYANIAISLSVSVFLFWLFGSVLQVALPVNAFGW, from the coding sequence ATGAATCCTGGAGTGTGGGCGGGATTTTTTGTTTTACTGCTGTCGTTGGTATTGCTTGTAACGTCCTTTTCTTATCCCTACAAAAAAATCGGCTTGGGATTGGGACCGGGATTTTTCCCCGTTTGGCTAAGCGTCATCCTGATGGTGCTGTCCTGCTTTTATATATATGATTCGTTTAAATCTAAAGAAAACAGTCAGACGACGTTTCCAAGAGGCGACGTTTTGCGAAACATTTTATTTATACTGGGTTGTTTGGTTTTGTTTGTGGTGTTGATTTCATTTATAGGCTTCGTATTGACCGGCACCCTGTTTTTGTTTTTGCTGCTTTACCGCGGATATAAATGGTATGCCAACATTGCCATATCGTTAAGTGTATCCGTTTTCCTGTTTTGGCTTTTCGGCTCGGTTCTTCAAGTCGCGCTGCCTGTTAACGCATTTGGATGGTAA
- a CDS encoding tripartite tricarboxylate transporter permease: protein MESLASLLHGFEVAGTWWNLLYCLIGVSIGMFVGVLPGLGPVAGTALLVPITYDMEPVSAIIMLSGIFYGCMYGGTITSVLINTPGEAASVVTCLDGHQMAKQGRAGTALGVAGIGSFIGGVTAIIALTFIGPPLARYALKFGPPEYFSLMMLGLLMLIALMGKSLIKGMIAAVFGLLLGLVGMDPVSGAVRFTFGRMELLDGFDFTIIAMGLFGISEILLNAENKMEADTPLKIQGLMPKREEWKPAAKAIGRGTGIGMLLGLIPGATSVIASLISYALEKKIAKDPSRFGKGAIEGVAGPETANNAHSGAAMIPLFTMGIPSSPTVAILLGAFVMHGLTPGPALFHKNPDFVWGVIASMFIGNVILLIFNLPMANMWAKIAQVPYKLLFPLILIVSLLGAYSVNNSLWDMGLMIIFGIIGYIMKKLDIPIAATVLTFVLGSQIESTLLQSLATSDNGGLIFFTRPISGTLMVICIILLAFSIFGWLKKKGGIEAADM from the coding sequence TTGGAATCGTTGGCATCGTTGTTACACGGCTTTGAGGTGGCAGGTACTTGGTGGAATTTGCTTTATTGTTTAATCGGGGTTTCCATCGGCATGTTTGTAGGGGTGCTGCCCGGCTTAGGCCCCGTTGCCGGAACTGCGCTGCTTGTCCCCATTACGTATGACATGGAGCCTGTCTCGGCCATTATTATGCTTTCCGGCATCTTTTACGGCTGTATGTATGGAGGAACGATCACCTCGGTTTTGATTAATACACCGGGTGAGGCGGCATCTGTTGTTACTTGCCTGGACGGTCATCAGATGGCGAAGCAGGGGCGGGCGGGGACGGCTTTGGGCGTCGCGGGAATCGGTTCATTTATAGGAGGGGTCACCGCAATCATAGCTTTGACGTTTATCGGTCCTCCGTTAGCCCGGTATGCGCTGAAATTTGGTCCGCCCGAATATTTTTCTTTAATGATGTTGGGCTTATTGATGCTGATCGCATTGATGGGAAAATCGTTAATCAAGGGAATGATCGCTGCTGTTTTTGGCTTGCTTTTAGGACTGGTAGGCATGGACCCGGTATCGGGTGCGGTTCGTTTTACATTCGGCCGGATGGAGCTGCTGGACGGATTTGATTTTACGATCATTGCGATGGGGCTGTTTGGCATCTCGGAAATTTTGCTGAATGCCGAAAACAAGATGGAGGCGGATACGCCGCTTAAAATACAAGGTCTAATGCCGAAACGGGAGGAATGGAAACCCGCGGCCAAAGCTATCGGCAGAGGGACGGGCATAGGCATGCTGCTCGGATTAATTCCCGGCGCTACTTCGGTGATCGCATCTTTAATTTCCTACGCCTTGGAGAAAAAGATCGCGAAGGATCCTTCCCGGTTCGGAAAAGGAGCGATCGAAGGTGTGGCCGGGCCGGAAACCGCAAACAACGCCCACAGCGGCGCGGCGATGATTCCTTTATTTACGATGGGTATTCCGAGTTCCCCTACGGTGGCCATTCTGCTCGGGGCATTCGTCATGCACGGTTTAACGCCGGGTCCGGCTTTGTTTCATAAAAATCCGGATTTCGTCTGGGGCGTTATAGCGAGTATGTTCATCGGTAACGTGATTTTGCTTATCTTTAATTTGCCGATGGCAAATATGTGGGCTAAAATCGCCCAAGTCCCCTATAAGCTGCTGTTTCCCTTGATTTTGATTGTTTCTTTATTGGGGGCGTACAGCGTCAATAACAGCTTGTGGGATATGGGGCTCATGATAATATTTGGCATAATCGGGTATATCATGAAAAAATTGGATATACCGATCGCCGCCACCGTATTGACCTTCGTATTGGGATCGCAGATTGAGTCTACGCTGCTTCAATCGCTGGCGACCTCGGACAACGGTGGGCTGATCTTCTTTACGCGTCCGATTTCGGGGACATTGATGGTTATTTGCATCATCCTGCTTGCGTTCAGCATCTTCGGCTGGCTGAAAAAGAAAGGCGGCATAGAAGCTGCCGATATGTAA
- a CDS encoding Bug family tripartite tricarboxylate transporter substrate binding protein: MKNKFAFITMIFALLLTACAQGAPQAQKNQKNAGARSDADFPTKPITLIVPYAAGGGTDQIARILEKVLKKYMPNGQNIVVENKTGGAGTVGTAEVFQAKPDGYKLALVAGGPLSVQPHYGNIPFSHDSFQPVIRIASSPLLLAVKADAPWKTFDEWFDYVKKNPGKFTYSSAGAGNPGHIAVEAFNNATGAQTKNVPFDSSSQAFTALLGGHVQGASAASQEIKGQLDSGNIRLIANLGSSKGDFYKDVPTLKDKGINAASDIYFGIIAPKGLPKDILAILHDAFKKAMEDPEAIQLFNAAGIELNYAGSDEFQKIITESYNLNGQILKKIGLVK; the protein is encoded by the coding sequence ATGAAGAATAAGTTTGCTTTCATCACAATGATTTTCGCGCTTTTATTAACAGCTTGCGCTCAAGGGGCTCCGCAAGCTCAAAAGAATCAAAAAAACGCAGGGGCAAGATCCGATGCCGATTTTCCGACTAAACCGATTACACTTATCGTTCCTTATGCCGCAGGCGGCGGAACAGACCAAATTGCCCGCATATTGGAAAAAGTACTGAAAAAGTATATGCCCAATGGACAAAATATTGTCGTTGAGAATAAGACGGGAGGCGCGGGGACGGTTGGAACTGCGGAGGTTTTTCAAGCTAAGCCGGACGGGTACAAGCTTGCGTTGGTGGCCGGCGGACCGCTTTCCGTTCAACCGCATTATGGAAATATTCCTTTCAGCCATGACAGTTTTCAGCCCGTAATACGAATAGCTTCCAGTCCGTTGCTGCTGGCTGTAAAAGCCGATGCTCCGTGGAAAACATTTGACGAATGGTTTGACTACGTTAAGAAAAACCCGGGCAAATTCACGTACAGCTCGGCAGGTGCCGGTAATCCGGGACATATTGCTGTGGAAGCGTTTAATAACGCTACGGGCGCCCAAACCAAAAACGTTCCGTTTGACAGCAGCAGCCAAGCCTTTACCGCTTTGCTCGGCGGTCATGTTCAAGGAGCAAGCGCGGCTTCCCAGGAGATCAAGGGACAGCTGGATTCGGGCAATATTCGGCTGATAGCCAATTTAGGCAGCAGTAAGGGCGATTTTTATAAAGACGTACCGACTTTAAAGGATAAGGGGATCAATGCAGCTTCGGATATTTATTTTGGAATCATTGCCCCCAAAGGATTGCCTAAAGATATCCTCGCTATCCTCCATGATGCTTTCAAAAAGGCAATGGAAGACCCCGAAGCGATACAGCTTTTTAACGCGGCGGGCATTGAGCTTAATTACGCCGGCTCCGATGAGTTTCAGAAGATTATAACGGAAAGTTATAATCTAAATGGACAAATACTTAAAAAGATTGGCTTGGTTAAATAA
- a CDS encoding sensor histidine kinase — translation MVRLFNNLKIQNKIFITFSPLFFLVILSITFFFYTFAEKNILNKAGEANLNVLNQIADKIQIINGNVKSVSSMYFLDPNIRRLVKSDWTDRKYEELVTQNQVKALNDTVNNNFQFLKHKLTLFGFNGNYYNDEGTDRREQDELRSQNWMITFEEDKNKMLWADTYLLDGNYIFSAVSYMRDVYTGKGTGLLILDFSENILYDTYKNLEDKHIMIFNSQGVMISGQNKSQLGTSAAGADFFKKLSGNRSGYFLTRYEGGETLVSFYKVEQLDWYIVDVTPLSALMEGMSSIKKYVVLIALAELVILFVLSYFIAFAISSPLKKLVKSIHLASSGNLNHMIDVNRKDEIGFLVAKYNTMLERIDSLMKEIVAQHEKKRKAEMQGLQAQMNPHFLYNTLNSIRWMVRTNQPEVTNNMIISLVRLLRQNFNAGHEWITFSEELKFLSDYILIQKIRYGDKFDVVYDFNEEILSFYTLRLLFQPILENAIFHGIEPKDGQGTIRVGVYPEGDKVIVEITDDGVGMDLSEWNSPLSGGRLSGREESNGIGLENIQQRIKLHFGEKYGIKLQSGKNRGTKVTIHLPVIRERM, via the coding sequence GTGGTTCGTTTGTTTAATAATTTGAAGATCCAAAACAAAATATTCATAACGTTCTCCCCTCTCTTTTTTCTGGTCATTTTGTCGATCACGTTCTTTTTCTACACGTTTGCGGAAAAAAATATTTTGAATAAAGCCGGCGAGGCCAACTTAAACGTGTTAAACCAAATTGCCGATAAAATTCAAATTATAAACGGTAATGTGAAATCGGTTTCTTCGATGTATTTTCTCGATCCGAATATTCGGCGGCTTGTAAAAAGCGACTGGACGGACCGCAAATACGAAGAGTTGGTTACGCAAAATCAAGTGAAGGCTTTGAACGATACGGTGAACAACAACTTTCAATTTTTAAAACATAAGTTGACCCTTTTCGGATTTAACGGAAATTATTATAACGACGAAGGGACCGACCGGCGGGAGCAGGACGAGCTGCGCAGCCAAAATTGGATGATCACGTTCGAAGAGGATAAAAACAAGATGCTTTGGGCGGACACTTATCTGCTGGACGGGAATTATATTTTTTCTGCGGTCAGTTATATGAGAGATGTTTACACGGGCAAAGGAACCGGGCTGCTCATTCTCGATTTCAGCGAAAATATTTTATACGATACCTACAAAAATCTGGAAGATAAACATATCATGATATTCAATTCGCAAGGCGTCATGATATCCGGCCAAAACAAATCGCAGCTCGGCACCAGTGCGGCGGGCGCCGATTTTTTTAAAAAGCTGAGCGGCAACAGGTCCGGTTACTTCCTCACAAGATATGAGGGCGGCGAAACATTGGTTTCGTTTTATAAAGTGGAGCAGCTTGATTGGTATATTGTCGATGTGACGCCTTTGTCCGCTTTGATGGAAGGCATGAGCAGCATCAAGAAATATGTGGTTCTGATCGCGCTGGCGGAGCTCGTCATTTTGTTCGTATTGTCTTATTTCATTGCGTTTGCGATCTCTTCTCCGCTGAAAAAGCTGGTGAAATCCATTCACTTGGCGAGCAGCGGCAACTTGAACCATATGATCGACGTGAACAGAAAAGATGAAATCGGCTTTCTCGTAGCTAAATATAATACGATGCTGGAGAGAATCGATTCGCTGATGAAAGAAATTGTCGCTCAGCACGAGAAGAAACGTAAAGCGGAAATGCAAGGGCTTCAGGCACAGATGAACCCGCATTTTTTATACAACACGTTAAATTCCATTCGGTGGATGGTAAGAACGAATCAGCCCGAGGTCACCAACAACATGATCATCTCTCTCGTCAGGCTGCTTCGGCAAAACTTTAATGCAGGCCATGAATGGATAACGTTTTCGGAGGAATTGAAGTTTTTATCGGATTATATTCTGATTCAAAAGATCAGGTACGGCGATAAATTTGACGTGGTGTACGACTTTAACGAAGAGATCCTTTCGTTTTACACGTTAAGGCTGCTGTTTCAGCCGATTTTGGAAAATGCGATTTTCCACGGCATCGAACCGAAAGACGGCCAAGGAACGATTCGGGTGGGCGTCTATCCCGAGGGGGATAAGGTGATCGTGGAAATTACCGACGACGGTGTCGGCATGGATTTGAGCGAATGGAATTCTCCTTTATCGGGCGGCCGCCTGTCCGGCCGGGAGGAATCCAACGGGATCGGTCTCGAAAACATTCAGCAGCGGATCAAGCTGCATTTTGGCGAAAAATACGGCATCAAGCTGCAAAGCGGAAAAAACCGGGGGACGAAGGTGACCATTCATCTCCCCGTCATTCGGGAAAGGATGTAA
- a CDS encoding response regulator, whose product MKTISRILIVDDEKPIRQWFEYVIRQYDEEFEIVGICSNGEEALHMYEQRRPDIIITDIRMPVMDGLELIRAVKDRGGAPQFLILSNYDHFEYVKKGLVMGARDYLLKAETADAEIIEALRNIRTHLGSRGQIGGAGSPEENAEIIEVLIRDYLRHNSLGHEPMQKIADYLFAASSRSKYILALSADHYTAWALHMTEAEKQANLSLLSKFIQDRVKMSFPISAAVQTDENEHVLIVERCDVGRSSITERLRDLCTNINGEISRRFDCTVSIGIGTAFESMEGMKQSYAEANEAKDYKFYSGPSGVHVFERHSRDGAARDRCLMSIHELIRTFQGSDRHAASHVLSVLDGILEEGRHGFPPQEAKKMIIRMLELLSHKLMEAAETSEIPRLLYDPEELLTIGEFKESFRDRVMMQLEAMLEAASRHMYRYSEATNRIIRYLHDHFSQKVDMAQLARLVHLNENYISQLFKKETGQSVTRFLLSIRMERAKQMLTGKRMKISEIAPEVGYASESHFCTVFKLYFGKSPKHLLEELRIAKQSLSTAKEEDNSKLKI is encoded by the coding sequence ATGAAAACGATCTCAAGGATACTTATTGTCGACGACGAAAAGCCGATTCGCCAATGGTTCGAATATGTCATCCGACAATACGATGAAGAATTTGAAATTGTCGGCATTTGCTCGAACGGCGAAGAAGCGCTTCATATGTATGAGCAGCGTCGGCCGGATATAATCATTACCGATATACGCATGCCGGTTATGGACGGACTCGAGCTTATTCGGGCGGTCAAAGACCGGGGCGGCGCGCCGCAATTTTTAATTCTCAGCAATTACGATCATTTTGAATATGTGAAAAAAGGACTGGTTATGGGAGCCAGAGACTACTTGCTGAAGGCGGAGACGGCGGATGCGGAGATCATCGAAGCGCTGCGCAATATCCGCACGCACCTTGGGAGCCGGGGACAGATCGGGGGTGCGGGAAGCCCGGAGGAAAACGCGGAAATTATAGAAGTATTGATTCGCGACTATCTTCGCCATAACTCGCTCGGACACGAACCGATGCAGAAGATCGCGGACTATTTGTTTGCCGCTTCCTCACGCTCGAAGTATATATTAGCGCTTTCGGCCGACCATTATACCGCGTGGGCGCTTCACATGACGGAGGCAGAGAAACAAGCGAATCTTTCCTTGCTGTCCAAGTTTATACAGGATCGCGTTAAGATGAGCTTTCCCATTTCTGCCGCCGTACAGACGGATGAAAACGAGCATGTCCTCATAGTTGAAAGATGTGATGTCGGGAGGAGTTCGATAACGGAACGTTTGCGCGATCTTTGCACGAACATCAATGGCGAAATAAGCCGGCGATTTGATTGTACGGTTTCGATCGGAATCGGCACGGCATTTGAGTCCATGGAAGGCATGAAACAGTCCTACGCGGAGGCGAACGAAGCGAAGGATTACAAATTTTATTCCGGCCCCTCCGGCGTACATGTGTTTGAACGGCATTCGAGGGACGGAGCGGCGCGTGACCGCTGCCTGATGAGCATTCACGAATTGATCAGAACCTTTCAAGGTTCGGACCGGCATGCGGCAAGTCACGTACTGTCGGTTCTGGACGGGATTCTTGAAGAAGGGCGGCACGGGTTTCCTCCTCAGGAAGCGAAAAAAATGATAATTCGAATGTTGGAGCTGTTAAGCCATAAGCTGATGGAAGCGGCTGAGACGTCTGAAATCCCCCGGCTTCTTTACGATCCGGAGGAGCTCCTTACGATCGGCGAGTTTAAGGAATCGTTCCGGGACCGCGTTATGATGCAACTTGAAGCGATGCTGGAAGCGGCATCCCGGCATATGTACCGTTACAGTGAGGCGACCAACCGGATCATCCGTTATTTGCACGACCACTTCTCGCAAAAAGTGGACATGGCGCAGCTCGCCCGGCTTGTTCACTTGAATGAAAACTATATCTCCCAGCTGTTCAAAAAAGAGACGGGACAATCCGTAACCCGTTTTTTATTGTCGATTCGTATGGAGCGCGCAAAGCAAATGCTGACGGGAAAAAGAATGAAAATCAGTGAAATCGCTCCCGAGGTAGGGTACGCCAGCGAATCGCATTTTTGCACAGTCTTTAAATTATACTTCGGCAAATCCCCCAAACATCTTTTGGAAGAGCTAAGAATCGCGAAACAATCTCTAAGCACGGCGAAAGAGGAGGATAACTCCAAATTAAAGATCTAA